The DNA window acatttcacaagtgaaaatacaattacagatatcaagaatttactaagtttttactagtggaaattcaaatgttgatatcaagaattaacattgttactagtggaaatgtaattcctgatatcaacaactgaattgttgacatctagaattcatatcctgagatgtgaataaaagtcaaaacggcttgccataggCTGGAACATTTGGGCTAGAAACATTTAAAGGTACTATCTGAGAAAATGTACAATAATCAACCTCCACATGTAATGGTTACTGTTCCAGATCTTGGGGTTGTCTCTTTTTTTGATCCATGGGGAATTTAAACCATGTCACCACACTAGTGCATGCTAAAAATATACTTGACGGAGCAGCAAAGCCACAGAGCTTCTCGCATCCTGGCAGGAAGAGCACATTCCTGATAACCGAGCATAAACTACTTGAGCTAAGATTCTTCCCGTGCTTTTGATTTGGCTCACAGTGGCTGTGCACTCCGGGATGGACGCTGCTCATTTAGTTCTGCACCCACCTGTTGATGAATGCGCTGTTGGAGGCCCAATCAGGATCCTGTGGCAGGACACAAAGAACAGTTAATATGTGTTTCCACATGGACAATGCCACTGATCCTTAATGACTTACTGACtctgtacatttatttaatgtttatttaatttaaacattcagtTTTTGCTAAACAATGAGTTCTTTTAGAAGTGGATGGCTACCCTTTTTGCTGactaattatatatacatatacatatatccGATTAAAAAAAGTCCAAAAGACAAGGTCCCAGGCAAAAAGTGTTATTCCCATGCATCACTCGCAAAACATGCTTCATATTTATGTGtgcataatataatttaaagagTGAATTCCATGCAAAGCTAGAGGACATTGCTTATTTGTTAATTTTCTCAGCAAAGATCAGTGCATTTCTTCAACAGAAGTACATTTCATTGAGCATTTTGCCAACAAGCAAATTgtagtttttgtgaaaaagggtAATGCAACAAAAATGAAAAGGTCAGTATGAATGAATTATTAGGTGAAAATATTAGGGTAAGTTGGATTAATAGATAAAGGCAGAGCACAGAAAAAGACTGTAACCTTAATGTAAAAGGAAAGGAGCAGAGAAAAGAGAAAACCGTGTCATTCTGAACAAAACCACTCCCAGCTGCCTTCAGAAGGAACAATCACTGGTAATTAAGTACTTGCTGAAGTTGTTTTACttgtaaaatgtacatattgtacCATGCCAcacaattataatatttttatgatcAGCACGTCTTGGAcaaatgtcacaaaaatgtGTTGTGTTATGTCATGAATGTAAGTTTAGGTAATTTCATAAACCTTTACAATACTGTTACATCATGCATCACTGCACACAAATGAAAAACCTTCAGCTTGTTACGGGTAATCTGTGTTCATTTCTGTTTTGGGTGGGTTTGTCACATGTTTTAGTTCTGTTTTCTAGTTTTCCAGCTCGTTTCTATGGTTTCTCATTGATTTGATTAACATGCGCACCTGTCATTCATTTCGTTGTTTGGTTTGCTTGTATTTAAGCTCTGTGTTTCAGTCTGTTCTCATCAGGTTTATACGTTTGTTCTATTTGAGGTTTCAGTcaagtgtgttttgttttgaggtgttattattaataaatctttaaactGCTGCGATTACATCTGTTACTCACTGCTTGGGTCTTCTCTTATGGAGTTAAATCTGTAGTAAATGCCAAAGTATTACCTGTTACTGACGTAACAGACAAACGGtgcatcattttaaaatgaagacAACTAGAATTCAAatgaagacaaaacaaaaacatctggAATAGCAGCTTTAATGAGCAGAAGCAAATAATGTGATACAAAGTATAAATGTGGTTTAAAACTCTATGTGAAGAACAATAGCTtatcactgtaaaccctaacgctcaaaataattaattggtctGAATTGGACaaactcaaattaaacaaattagttcaatcaaattaacttttatgagtattaacaactttcattttattttgaattcatgaaactgacacattttaagtaatctGAATTGTTCAccgttttgagttttatgaactcgtttcttttaatttagacaaatttTACCTAAAACttggctgggatttctatttcccagcatgctgtGCCATGACACCCTGTATAATAATATATGCTAATGAATAAATGCTAacattaagtgttatataatgtttgttttttttgtgcaagatcaTTGTTAAATGGGGGATTTACTAGTGTTTATTGCTTTgctatcatatatatatataaaattagttAATCTTAAATTAGTTAAAATTACATGATAATTGTATGTTCAATGTATGAATTGAAttcaattttattaaaaattaaatttttggagTTTTGACAACTTATTTGGGGTTACAGTGTAGATTAATAATGCATAATCTAGATATGGCAAAATACTGAtataaaacagcatttaaaaaaacaattacaggtGTTGTCACAGCTGAACTGTgttaatttagaaaaaaaaaaaaatgtaatcttaAATTTTAATCTTATTTGCAATATTTGGTTCATTCTCTCTCTATTTGTTTAACCTGTGCTACAATTTATCCTCAGCAAATACAATTTAATATCTGCACAGGCTAAAAAGCATAGAGTTTACAATGATAAGCTGATTCACCCTTAACTCAAACCTTTATTATAAaccttattattttctttattctgtgaaacacaaaagcagatttctttaaaataataccagagctatatgtatatatcataAACATAGatctggtttcacagacagggtttagattaagccaggattagaccttagttcaatatttaagtagtttttatttttaaatgttcactagaaaaaaaaacattactggtgtgaatcttgagacaaatacaatggcactgacatatttatGTCAGgtcaagttgctttcagttaaaacaactcaaatatgcattttagtctgggactagcttaaaccttgtctgtgaaaccgggggttagtgtgcactatattccaagtccTCTAAAGCCGAAGCTTGTGGATTCCTTTTTGTTTACCATggaagaaataaattaatacaggtttgtaatgacacagggtaagtaaatgacatcagaatttaaatttttttttgtgaactgaccctttaatgaaatatttttttttacaaaataataataggcatttgaaaaacaaaaacaaatactgttaATATACCCATGTTACCCATGTGACAAAAGCAAAGCACAGCACCACAAATTCCAAAAAGGATGCGGATATACTTTGGTGTaatgtaatgataaaaaaatctgtcaaaatAATTTACTTACAACTCATACTCCTAACACATAAAGGAGACAACACAGTTTAACCATGATGAAACTCATAGAAACTTTGAAAAAAGTTTGCTCAACCCTCCAATTACATATATTGAAGGTTACACATCCAAAGCAAAAAGACAAGAGAAACAACATGATCCATTTGTTTCTCTGATTAGAAATTAGTTGACTAACTAAACTGTTTGGAAACACATGTGGGTTTAGCAGaaatgaaaggaaaaaaaaaaaaaaatgactggaaagcactttttccttttcttttttttttttgcaccagaTTGATTTTTTCCAACCATATAAGTACTACTGTTACATAAACACTTTAAATTTCATGGATACCACAGTGGAAAATAGCTGAGGTagatatacatttttcatataCAAATTAATACTGTGGCATACAAGTCAATTTTTCTGAGAAAACCAGAGATAATGCATCTCATTTTTTCCCCACACGTGTTTCCAAACATACATTTCTGAGGTTAAATTCTAGTCATTTTAGACACATTAAGGCAATCTAGTCAAGTAGTAATATAAGAGGCACAAAGAAATATCCCAAGAAAAGGAGAGTGAAAGCATGAAAAAGTACATGAGAAAAGAGTCCGCACACAGCTGGACAAAGGGAGAAGGCAAGCTGACATTAGTGAGTCAATAGCTTAAGCCGTGTGATCCAACTGACCAGTAGCGAGGGCTCCGCGGGCGGCCGTTTGGGGGTGGATGTCATGGGCGTCTTTTTGACCAAGTCCTCCTGATAAGGAATGGTGGCGCTGTTGTGCAGATCTGCATTGACAAGGAATCGGCTGTTCCGCGAGCAGTCCATCCCATAAGCGGGTCTTTCGGCGGTGAACTTGTACGACGAGCCCGGCCCCGAGGCCTCCTCAGCGATAGTTGGTATGCGCTCGTTGCTAAGGTATCTGTACAGAAGATCTTCACCTACACCAGAAGATTAAAAGATCCCAGATGTTTTAAAATCCTTTAAACAAATTTATGTTTCAACAATCATATGGTATgtgaaaaatgtttattatttgatCTGCAAATGTGTAATGTGGAATTATTCAAATGATTCTCCTTTGTCCATGAGCGCAGAGAGACACATTCGACGCTTGTGGACTTTGTTATCAAGAGCTCAAGTCAATTACGTATGCGCTGTACTTTTTCAGCTCCTTTTCCTGTTGTGGCAGTTAGCAAACAGCGGCGTATTACCGCATGCGCCCCCTTCTGGtttggagtgtggatcgcctgtgactgactgtattcgtcgtCTGATTGCATGAACTGAACTGTGATGTCTGTATCGTACAGTTTGGGACAAATAcatgtactgttacacccctagtaaaAAGCCTTCATGCACTTTTAGGACTTTACAACGTGTAAACTCTTTATTTTCTAAAAGCTAcgacttgtaccacctgaccaccACAGATTTAAGGTGTGTTCGTGTTGAAGCGGCGCTGTGCAGACCGATCGGTGTATGATATTAAAGTACCATGAGAGTGATTCGAAAACATATGAAgatttatttacagtaattaCGACATGGCGAGAGCGCAGCAATAGCTtaaaagtaccgcgagagcgattcaaaatGTCATACACCAATCAATCGGTCTGCACAGTGAGCTTCAGCTGGAAAACACCTTAAATCTGCAGTGGTGGTACAGATCGTAGTCTTAGCTCTCAGGAAATTACCAGTTTACACAAGCATGTGAAGGCTTTTTACAGTTCAGAATctgattttcttgatttttacAATCTGATGGACAGGTCTAAATGGGTTTTTGGAGGAACGATAATATTGATTCTTatggtgtgttcacacttgtagtttgcttctcttggttctttttttttttcttgtcactGGTGGTATCTGTGTGCATATGGTACTAGTTTTACCAGCTGACAACTCCGAGAGAGCttctaaaatgtgtaaaggagtcaaaccAGTGCCAGGATTTCCTCCgttacacacacaaatgaagcTCTGCTGCAAGAAGACGTGGCTCTGATGGTCAACATCGATCCTATGATGAGAAGAACCAGGTATGCTTGAGCATTCTGTCTTTTAGGTTTGCATCTTGTGATATCGCATCCTGTTTttgggttcggatggcagcattcagacttattcaaatgaaccgcactaataGATTAATCGCACCAGAGCTTGTTATAATTGAACCAAACCTAGCAAGTGTGAACATACACaaaaacccccccccccccaaattcTCCATGTGCATCTCTGAGGCTAGTGAAGTGGCTAAACCAGATTATTTAATGTGGCACGTTTTTTATGACGGTGTTCCGTACCTTTCCGTCCCTGTGTCCAGGGCTTCGCATACAGGTCTGCCACGCTCAAACATGTATCCACTGGCATAGACAGAGGTCGCGGTTTACCTGTGTGTACATTCATGAAAACAGACAATTACAGTCACACTCAATGGAAACATACAAGACGACCTGCAAAGCCAAAGGTACTGTTTGAATTAAGATACACTGCAATGATACCACTATCATTACCTATTAGAACAGCCTATGGTGTATTTATatggtgctatataaataaaatttcacaatgatgaaattaaaaaaaaataatgaatgactGTAAATCTGAAATATTGACCTTGTGATGAGGACGTTCCTCTTGGACGCATCTGCACGTTGACCTCGACTGGGTGAACAGACAGTTTATCGCAGTCTGTAACTGTGAAGCGCCGGTGGCTCTCCAGGTCCAGGAAGGAGTTTGGGGACTCTGAGCCTTTAGGTCTGGCATTGAGACTGCTGTACGAGCCATTCCGTACTTCCCTATAACAGCGGACAAATGTTTATTAATCAGCAGGAGCAATTAAATAATATAGTTACTGTAATTTCAGAAATACAGAGCCTGGAAAAGTCTGAATTCTATATAAAAGTACTGCATTGATATTAAGTGATGGAATCTGATGGTAATTTAGGGCTGTCAcaattcagttttaaaaaaatcttgcaATTTACCCTTGTCGAGGGAAACAAAAATCAACATGCCATTGgtgccctctgcaggcatttgttatgtaatgtatataaattgattttatttattttatgtatattactttaagtattttttgttgtttaataacACCATATGATTTTGATACTTTATTTAAACTAGTTATTATTgcgtcattttatatatatgtattttaagtcattttaaaggctATTTTCACTTTTTGGTGGTaataaaaatttacattttactcgattaatcatcaaaataatcgTCCGATTACCAAAATAATTGTTAGTGGCGCCCCAAATACCATTACACTTTGATAGATCCGATGTACAGAATGTTTACCATTATCAAAATACCATGATATTTACCAGGTATTTGAATATCTTGTTACATCATGTTATAAGAGAACAATGACGGAGGTTTTAGCTTTCAGGCTCACCGTGGAGTGTAAGGCACTgagggaggaggagggatgTACAGGTCCAGGATGGCAGGCTTGTCCTTCCTGCTGCAGAGTTGGGCAGATCCGTCTGGTGACTGACTCTTACTAGGAGAGGTTGAGCTCTGCAGAACATGATGAAAACATCTTGTAAAACATCTCTTCATAAATAAAAAGGCATATATCATCAAGACATCACTAAAGAGGGTACCAAAAAATAAACTGATATATCAATGCAGCAACATTTGttcaaactaaatatttaatatgaagTGTGTTAGGaaattaattatacatatacattataatatattgATTAATTATATGGTTCAAATTATATAACAAAAGATCTATTAAATCTACAATAGATAGGCCACTGAATAAACTGAAACATGGCATATACACCTACGTTTTAAATTGATTTGAAGATTTATTAACTATGGGatcccgcacatgacatgcaaacaaacaatgtatatgtatatttcgTGGCCACAAATTAAAGGGGACCTTTAAGttcccttttacaagatgtaatataagtctctggtgtctccagaatgtgtctgtgaagtttcagctcaaaatcccccacagatcattgaTTATAGCTTGTTAAATTTGCCCCTACTTGGGTATGAGCAAAAACAAgaagtttgtgtgtgtccctttaaatgcaaatgagctgctgctccagaagagggcggagctttaacagctcaacaacaacaaagctggagaatctcacgcagccaaaatgaggattgtcagtaacggtgttcagccttacattgttcaaaccggagtcgacactgatggagagactcaggaagaagttacaacttttagaatgaaactggacgtttctgaatggttagtggataaattgatgtagttgctgtggagttgattcaactcatccactagcatgtgccgtcatgttcatcttttgtgttgaattgaccctcgtttgtgaagcagtctggcataaaatgacggcatgtcaacaacactctattacaacaactcttcctcttctctaaagcagcccaacatggccccgccccctttgttgtgtgttctcgggggcggggtttatgtaaagtttgggtttgtgatgtcaccaacctacAAGTTGTAGTcgttaaaaagtgatttctgtaaaagaacatatctctctttgcattgaactttgagcgtcgaaactttgcagatactgtttgtgctcaagcagcaacattacacactaactaaagttaaaaaagtgaaatcataaatCAAGGACCTCTTTaagaattcattttttaattttatggcCACACGTTCTGAAGGAACGAATTATTACAACGAGGCCAACAATTAAGTAAAATGAATGGATTGAATGATTAtattgtgtgcacaatttatttaaaatgagggAACACATTAGTTAAACATGCTAATGTATTATTAAGTCGTGGTGTGGGAACGAATTCTTAATTCATGGCCACGATATACTTTTTtcccctgcatgtcatgtgtggggctcCGTATTAAACCACAGCGCTTTGTTCAAAAAATATAGCTGACATTCCTTTGGTGTTGCTAGAGGCCTTAAacaattagaatgatttctgaaggatcatgtgacactgaagactggtgtaATGGCTGCTTTGTCATCACaagaaaacatgacattttaaaatattttaaattgtcataatatttcacaatattacttttttactgtttttcgATCAAGTAAATGCAGTCTTTCAGCATAagaaaatcttttaaaaaacattaaacttttgaCCAATAGTGTATGGTTGGACATATAGCATAAAAATGTCatctttgattaatatttgTACAATCAGAAAACACAATTCAGTTGACTTCTCCGTTCATCTGTTGAGTTAATGACTGTTAAGCCGTTATGAATGACACACCTGAGGCACGGGCGGTTTCCAGCGCATGTTTTTGAGAGGTGCTGGGGTAAATCCTGAGGTTCCTGTGGgtcttttctttaaaagaagCACTACATGTTTAGGGTCCTCTCTCAGCTTGGCCACCAGGTTCTTCAGCTGCCAGCCCACCTGAAGTAAACCAGCACAAGCCCTTAAGCACTACTGAAAAGAATTCTGCTCAGGCTTTCCGATTAAAACAAAGCCTGGTGAGCATGAGGCACAATCCCACAGAGAATGCACTTCTGAACATAATCTAAGGCAGCAGTGCATTAATTCTTCACAAATACAACAAATTGTGAAGAAAATGATCCAACAAAGCAGACAGGGTGGAGAGAAATGACATAAACACGCATTGCATTCAGTACTTAAAATGTATAGATGAAAAAGAAAGGTTTATTTTAATAGAAAATACCATAGAAATACTAACCACTGTCTGCTGGTTGACCTGGATGACCTCGTCTCCAGCGTGGATCTTACGTGTCATATCTGCTGGAGACTAGAGGGGACATTCTATGAgcatttgttttctttaaatattcacatttctGTCCAAATCATTTGTAAATTTGAGATGCAATCCTAGCCCCATcactaaatatataaataataaaaaaagattgcttaaaaaaaatgttgtaaaattgCCCCTTTTTATTACTTATGaatcaaatctacatttatagcGCCAGGCAGATTTGTTAAGTTTATGTTGTGGGTTCATAAAAAGGCATCACCACAAACAGAAATAAAGGCtcaacatatacatatatagtatacacacacacacacacacactagtcACTGATGACGTCGTTAATGACGTCATAACCTCGAGCTTTGTGCACAGCTATGGCATATGACACAGCGCTGCCCACATGGCTTTTGCTCCTACATAACAGCTTATTTTGTCTTTGGGTCATTATGTTTCTGCTCATGTATATGAATGCATTAGTGAGAGAGTGACTGTGTGTGAATTAATTTTACCTGGCTGCGTCTGATAGTGAAGCTGTTGGTTTTAATTACTAAGAAATATATGCTAGAACTTTTCAGTTTCTAAGCTCTTTTATTGATCAATCACATAACAGTGTTGACTATACATTTCTGCACTACTGAATGTTTCTGCGCGTGATGTGCGCGCTTCTGTCTGTATGCGTGTTACAATGTAGCAGAGCATTCGTTTAAAGCGGTTATTAACTTCCGTGTACAATAAACTGTTTAAAACGTGCAATCACCTGATCAATATTGAGCATCCAGATGGTATAATCTCGGAGTATGCATACTGTTGGATACCAAGCGTAAATGTGGACTTCCAAGATTTCTTATCCTGTTGCGCCCTCTACAGGCCATGACCGGCGACTAGTCGACATCACTGATGTCACTACATTATTTCAGTATACTGTATAGTCATGAGTCTGCTTCGTGCCTCTTTATCTATATTCCTCACAGTCATGCTATTGGTGTGTCTCGATATTCTTCTGGAAGCATCATTTGGATTTTCACCAGCAGAAAACATACATGCTGGCTAAATTTGGTCTAAAGCACAAATGACTGctgttttgtaataaaaaaaactataacaTGACAGTCAAGCAAATGTCAGCATGATTAACAGACTGTAATTAATCATCATGTGGTTTGTGGTGGATGAATCATCACTTGAGCAGTGGGAGTTTAGTTTCGGAGCAGAAGCGTTGTGTAATTTTGACAGCGTTGTCTAAAATATCTGTTGTTAAACAGGTCACAAAAGTCATCTGTATGTTTAAGGGAATGAAATGTAAGACTTTTTGATGCAAATTTTAAGACTAAACTAATATATTTATGCTCAAGATTTACTAATTGTGGTCTTCAATGATGGCAggcatatacagtacagtccaaaagtttggatgtttttaaaagaagtttcgtctgctcaccaaggctacatttatttaattaaaaacaaaacaaaacaaaaaaaaacagtaatattgtgaaatgttattacaatttaaaataactgtgtactatttaaatatatttgacaaagtaatttattcctgtgatgcaaagctgaattttcagcatcattactccagtcttcagtgt is part of the Chanodichthys erythropterus isolate Z2021 chromosome 18, ASM2448905v1, whole genome shotgun sequence genome and encodes:
- the LOC137006190 gene encoding connector enhancer of kinase suppressor of ras 3-like, producing MDPVTRWTPKQVVDWMRGLDDSLQQYVHNFEREKINGEQLLKISHQDLEELAVARIGHQELVLEAVDLLCALNYGVETDNLKNLVLKMRAVTNSLQNSTSERRKSPTYESNTSSKLPNEFLSSVVELIGAAKSLLAWLDRTPLTGISDFTTTKNKIIQLCLELTTTVQQDSTVYDMEEKVLDVSKVLNSICDQTVRTTSDPLMSQSACLEEVQLTNIKPGEGLGMYIKSTYDGLHVITGTTEHSPADMTRKIHAGDEVIQVNQQTVVGWQLKNLVAKLREDPKHVVLLLKKRPTGTSGFTPAPLKNMRWKPPVPQSSTSPSKSQSPDGSAQLCSRKDKPAILDLYIPPPPSVPYTPREVRNGSYSSLNARPKGSESPNSFLDLESHRRFTVTDCDKLSVHPVEVNVQMRPRGTSSSQGKPRPLSMPVDTCLSVADLYAKPWTQGRKGEDLLYRYLSNERIPTIAEEASGPGSSYKFTAERPAYGMDCSRNSRFLVNADLHNSATIPYQEDLVKKTPMTSTPKRPPAEPSLLVSWITRLKLLTH